The Lycium ferocissimum isolate CSIRO_LF1 chromosome 10, AGI_CSIRO_Lferr_CH_V1, whole genome shotgun sequence genome window below encodes:
- the LOC132034244 gene encoding proteinase inhibitor type-2 CEVI57-like: MALNKVALLSLLILFGTFLLLSEVEYADAAVCPRNCDPKIRYGRCPKSGNKKFKTICTNCCAGLAGCNYFTANGTFICEGETESKVETIETRDETMIESNKICPFNCNPRIAYSICPGNKRSSGRICTNCCAGRKGCNYFSTDGTFVCEGESEVESKLEVKPCPRNCDSRVSYMTCPGSGLAKLSQVCVNCCSAGEGCKLYGFDRSLLCTGGELESY, encoded by the exons ATGGCCCTTAACAAAGTTGCGCTCCTTTCTCTCCTCATTTTGTTTG GAACATTTCTACTTTTAAGCGAGGTGGAATATGCAGATGCAGCCGTTTGTCCTCGTAATTGTGATCCGAAAATTCGCTACGGAAGATGCCCAAAATCAGGAAATAAGAAGTTTAAAACTATATGCACTAACTGTTGTGCAGGCTTAGCAGGTTGCAACTATTTCACTGCTAATGGAACTTTCATTTGTGAAGGAGAGACAGAGAGTAAAGTCGAAACCATAGAGACTAGAGACGAAACTATGATCGAATCAAATAAGATTTGTCCCTTTAATTGCAATCCAAGAATTGCCTATTCGATATGCCCCGGAAATAAAAGGAGTAGTGGTAGAATATGCACTAACTGTTGCGCAGGTAGAAAGGGTTGCAACTATTTCAGTACTGATGGAACTTTTGTTTGTGAAGGAGAGTCTGAAGTCGAAAGTAAGCTAGAAGTTAAGCCTTGTCCACGTAACTGTGATTCAAGAGTTTCTTACATGACTTGCCCAGGGTCGGGATTGGCTAAACTTAGTCAAGTTTGTGTTAATTGTTGCTCAGCAGGAGAAGGTTGCAAACTCTATGGTTTTGATCGATCTTTACTTTGTACTGGTGGGGAGCTAGAAAGCTATTAA